In one window of Nocardia brasiliensis DNA:
- a CDS encoding IS5 family transposase (programmed frameshift): MAAPWIVDDELWAVIEPLLPVKPTGAPGPPRMDSRLVLQGILFVLITGIGWEDLPQELGFGSGMTCWRRLRDWQAAGVFEQIHQAVLARAHAARLIDFDRVMVDGSHVRAKKRGAATGPSPVDRAKTGTKHHILTCANGFPLALTLSAANVNDHLMLPTLLDRVRPLRGRAGRPRRRITTLIADKGYDYPSVYAELRQRHITGYIARRGTRDKVTAGRWIVEQTFALLHQYRRLAIRWERRTDIHHGFLDLAAALICWRRLSNRTR, encoded by the exons GTGGCAGCACCATGGATCGTGGATGACGAGTTGTGGGCAGTAATCGAACCGCTACTCCCGGTGAAGCCGACCGGGGCGCCGGGACCGCCACGGATGGACTCCCGTCTGGTGCTGCAGGGGATCTTGTTCGTGCTGATCACCGGGATCGGATGGGAGGACCTGCCCCAGGAGTTGGGGTTCGGGTCCGGGATGACCTGTTGGCGCAGGTTGCGGGACTGGCAAGCGGCCGGGGTGTTCGAGCAGATCCATCAGGCCGTGCTCGCCCGCGCCCATGCCGCCAGGCTGATCGACTTCGACCGGGTCATGGTCGACGGCTCGCACGTGCGGGCGA AAAAAAGGGGCGCTGCAACAGGTCCGAGCCCGGTCGACCGCGCCAAGACCGGGACCAAGCACCACATCCTGACCTGCGCGAACGGATTCCCGCTCGCGTTGACGTTGTCTGCGGCCAACGTCAACGATCACCTGATGTTGCCCACACTGCTCGATCGGGTTCGCCCCCTGCGTGGGCGTGCGGGCCGACCTCGGCGCCGGATCACCACCCTGATCGCCGACAAGGGATACGACTATCCCAGCGTGTATGCCGAACTGCGGCAACGACATATCACCGGCTACATCGCCCGCCGCGGCACCCGCGACAAGGTCACCGCCGGGCGCTGGATCGTTGAGCAAACTTTCGCCCTGCTGCACCAGTACCGGCGACTGGCCATCCGATGGGAACGCCGCACCGACATCCACCACGGATTCCTCGACCTCGCCGCAGCACTGATCTGCTGGCGACGACTCAGCAATCGAACCCGATAG
- a CDS encoding MFS transporter — MSSNALRRGRTLAPHARPSARAGLVAVMRACVALVVGMIAATNLAVPLLAAGELHPSASALIWIVDMYVIFFACLVIPGGAAGDRFGRKGVLLAGLGLFAAGALVSAGAPTVVVLLVGRAITGVGAAAVLPNTLAVLLHAVPADRRAATIATWASMSGLGGVIGNIGGGAILSSGSWRWLFLAAVPLTLALLALSALIAPVSPRHARRIDPLGTLLLVGASVALLLGIVEGPEAGWGSVPVISGFVCAAVLFVAWTVVELKVEHPLLDPRLFRLPRLRGACLGMTTVFFGMFALFYVNASFLQYAKGFGVLSTGLGIVPLTIPMLFGPRYVGGLVARIGLDATVASAFVLIGGGLLGLSTSGARTPYLCYAAWLVVLGIGLTLALPSLSGAIASALPPAQAGVGAGLQATTREFGSALGVAVIGTVLTARFAAALPPDIRAEHDPHTVAEALAATTDARSGDVVAAFVSSADLGLWVIGVAVLGLGALVVLESLLSRRARADADM; from the coding sequence ATGTCATCGAATGCTCTGCGCCGCGGCCGGACGCTCGCGCCGCACGCTCGGCCGAGCGCGCGAGCCGGCCTGGTCGCCGTCATGCGCGCCTGCGTGGCGCTCGTCGTCGGGATGATCGCCGCGACCAATCTGGCCGTGCCCCTGCTCGCCGCGGGCGAGCTGCACCCGTCCGCCTCGGCACTCATCTGGATCGTCGATATGTATGTGATCTTCTTCGCCTGCTTGGTGATTCCCGGTGGGGCCGCGGGAGATCGGTTCGGGCGCAAGGGCGTGCTGCTGGCCGGGCTCGGGTTGTTCGCGGCGGGCGCGCTGGTCTCGGCGGGCGCGCCCACCGTGGTCGTCCTGCTCGTCGGGCGCGCGATCACCGGTGTCGGCGCCGCCGCCGTGCTGCCCAATACGCTGGCCGTCCTGCTGCACGCAGTCCCCGCCGACCGCAGGGCCGCGACGATCGCGACCTGGGCGTCGATGTCGGGGCTCGGCGGCGTGATCGGCAATATCGGTGGTGGAGCGATCCTTTCGAGCGGATCGTGGCGCTGGCTGTTCCTCGCGGCCGTGCCGCTGACCCTGGCGCTGCTAGCGCTCTCGGCCCTGATCGCGCCGGTCTCGCCGCGGCACGCGCGCCGGATCGACCCGCTCGGCACCCTGCTGCTGGTCGGCGCGTCGGTCGCGCTGCTGCTCGGGATCGTTGAAGGGCCGGAGGCGGGGTGGGGTAGCGTCCCGGTCATCTCAGGGTTCGTCTGTGCGGCAGTGCTTTTCGTTGCCTGGACGGTGGTCGAGCTGAAAGTCGAACACCCGCTGCTCGATCCGCGCCTGTTTCGGCTGCCTCGACTGCGCGGTGCCTGCCTCGGCATGACAACGGTCTTCTTCGGTATGTTCGCGCTATTCTATGTCAACGCGTCGTTCTTGCAGTACGCCAAGGGATTCGGGGTGCTGTCGACCGGACTGGGGATCGTGCCGCTGACCATCCCGATGCTGTTCGGGCCGCGTTACGTCGGCGGCCTGGTGGCGCGCATCGGGCTCGACGCCACCGTCGCGTCGGCGTTCGTGCTGATCGGCGGCGGGCTGCTCGGGTTGTCCACCAGCGGTGCGCGGACGCCGTATCTCTGCTACGCGGCATGGCTGGTGGTGCTGGGGATCGGGTTGACGCTGGCGCTGCCGAGCCTGTCCGGCGCCATCGCGAGTGCGCTCCCGCCCGCGCAGGCCGGCGTCGGCGCCGGATTGCAGGCCACCACTCGCGAATTCGGCAGCGCGCTCGGTGTCGCGGTCATCGGCACGGTGCTCACCGCCCGGTTCGCCGCCGCGCTGCCGCCGGACATCCGGGCCGAGCACGATCCGCACACCGTGGCCGAGGCGCTCGCCGCGACCACGGACGCGCGCTCCGGCGACGTTGTCGCGGCGTTCGTGTCGAGCGCGGATCTCGGGTTGTGGGTGATCGGTGTGGCCGTGCTCGGACTCGGCGCACTCGTCGTGCTCGAGTCACTGCTGTCACGGCGGGCGCGCGCCGACGCGGACATGTGA
- a CDS encoding FAD-dependent oxidoreductase, whose amino-acid sequence MAQPGDIATDNGSEPALAGQIIVGEPTAGRPSSVLIVGAGIAGLAAAQALRKLGHPVTVLEARARIGGRIWTDADGVDLGAHWIHGTEGNPLTELVEELEIPYSYVGGDSSYTGGFDSLTLFGPDRLIAPAPTKNRTLELADKVLHEIEQRAEIARRRGLPDMPLAVVVDQILAEASYGHDDEQAIRYHLNVILREDVAEDPGKLSFKFWEDGYRLYGYGDSVLHGGYQAVVDALADGLDIERETVVRRVDLGDGAGPVRVLTDRGRREADKVLVTVPLGVLKANEIEFVPALPENKRRAIDALGFGTLNKIALHYDERFWPAEQYVFGYLCRETDSYPTVVISMWKSHGTPILVLLLGASLGRAMESWSDARVEDYANTVVRDIFGADTPAPKHISRTAWASDPFAHGSYACIGVGASPRDLDTLAEPVGGRLFFAGEATNSFHWGCVHSAYESGLREAARIADAPAIYSPPATETSRRQRRDIERMKRFARMRMSHLSFDQLRERVACLADGVDPFGVRLFGALVDADLETLASMFDELAYGPGDPICREDDAAHGVYVVAAGEVEVDFGGIYDRAVLARGSVLGGHDLFFDARTTSVTAVTDVRAYYLDHYRYKTFLYAFPDVMMMMLADLVCRWEQLEDVLGAETLTGARRLLRARRADDLAS is encoded by the coding sequence ATGGCGCAGCCGGGTGATATCGCGACGGACAATGGCTCGGAGCCCGCACTCGCGGGGCAGATCATCGTCGGCGAGCCCACGGCCGGGCGGCCGTCGAGCGTACTGATCGTGGGCGCGGGAATCGCGGGACTTGCTGCCGCACAGGCACTTCGCAAGCTCGGGCACCCGGTGACCGTGCTGGAGGCGCGGGCGCGGATCGGCGGGCGGATCTGGACCGACGCGGACGGGGTCGATCTGGGCGCGCACTGGATTCACGGTACCGAGGGAAACCCGCTCACCGAATTGGTCGAAGAACTCGAAATTCCCTACAGCTATGTCGGCGGGGACAGTTCGTACACCGGCGGATTCGACAGTCTGACATTGTTCGGCCCGGATCGGCTGATCGCACCGGCGCCGACGAAGAATCGTACGCTGGAACTCGCCGACAAAGTGCTGCACGAAATCGAGCAGCGTGCCGAAATCGCCCGAAGGCGCGGCCTTCCGGATATGCCGCTGGCGGTCGTGGTCGATCAGATCCTCGCCGAGGCGAGTTATGGCCACGACGACGAACAAGCGATTCGCTACCACCTCAACGTGATTCTGCGCGAAGACGTGGCCGAGGACCCGGGCAAGCTCTCGTTCAAGTTCTGGGAGGACGGCTATCGCCTGTACGGCTACGGCGACAGCGTGCTGCACGGCGGCTACCAGGCGGTGGTGGACGCGCTCGCCGACGGACTCGACATCGAGCGGGAGACCGTGGTGCGCCGGGTGGACCTCGGCGACGGCGCTGGGCCGGTGCGGGTGCTGACCGATCGCGGCCGGCGCGAGGCCGACAAGGTGCTGGTCACCGTGCCGCTCGGCGTGCTGAAAGCGAACGAGATCGAGTTCGTTCCCGCCCTGCCGGAGAACAAGCGCCGCGCCATCGACGCGCTCGGCTTCGGCACGCTCAACAAGATCGCCCTGCACTACGACGAAAGGTTCTGGCCCGCCGAGCAATACGTGTTCGGCTACCTGTGCCGAGAGACCGACAGCTATCCGACCGTCGTGATCAGCATGTGGAAGTCCCACGGCACACCGATCCTGGTGCTGCTGCTCGGGGCGTCACTGGGACGTGCGATGGAGAGCTGGTCCGACGCGCGGGTCGAGGACTACGCGAACACCGTGGTGCGCGACATCTTCGGCGCGGATACACCCGCGCCCAAGCATATTTCGCGCACGGCGTGGGCCTCGGACCCGTTCGCGCACGGGTCCTACGCGTGCATCGGCGTCGGCGCGTCCCCGCGTGATCTCGACACCCTCGCCGAACCGGTGGGCGGCCGCCTGTTCTTCGCGGGGGAGGCGACCAACAGCTTCCACTGGGGCTGTGTGCACAGCGCGTACGAGTCGGGACTGCGGGAGGCGGCGCGGATCGCCGACGCCCCGGCGATCTACAGCCCGCCCGCCACCGAGACCTCGCGCAGGCAGCGCCGCGACATCGAACGGATGAAGCGCTTCGCCCGAATGCGCATGAGCCACTTGAGTTTCGACCAGCTCCGGGAACGGGTGGCGTGCCTGGCCGACGGCGTCGATCCCTTCGGGGTGCGGCTGTTCGGCGCGCTCGTCGACGCCGATCTCGAGACCTTGGCGTCGATGTTCGACGAACTCGCCTATGGGCCGGGCGATCCGATCTGCCGGGAAGACGATGCCGCGCACGGGGTCTACGTCGTCGCCGCGGGCGAGGTCGAGGTGGACTTCGGCGGCATCTACGACCGCGCCGTGCTCGCGCGCGGCAGCGTGCTCGGCGGCCACGACCTGTTCTTCGACGCCAGAACCACGTCCGTCACGGCGGTGACCGACGTGCGCGCCTACTACCTGGATCACTACCGCTACAAGACGTTCCTCTACGCGTTCCCTGACGTCATGATGATGATGCTCGCCGATCTGGTCTGCCGGTGGGAGCAACTGGAGGATGTCCTCGGCGCCGAAACTCTCACCGGCGCCCGGCGTCTGCTGCGCGCCCGTCGCGCCGACGACCTCGCCTCCTGA
- a CDS encoding dicarboxylate/amino acid:cation symporter produces MSSPSSRSRALNPVRWSFGVQILLGLAVGIVAGLLARATGSAWLTGTLTQVGSFFVQLLKLAVPPLVFTAVLVSVAGLRHVTNAARLAGRTLLWFMGTALVAVAVGIVLGLLSNPGQGVDLSLAGAKEPQSKGGWTDFLTGIIPTNVIGAFTNGNVLQLVFLGAVLGVAALKLGEAAKPFLTLAESVLELVQKALWWVIRLAPIGTAGLIGKAIASYGWNLLRPLATFTIAVYAGCLIVLVVVYPVLLRVVGGVNPLRFYAKAWPAVELAFVSRSSIGTMPLTQRMVTERLGVPNEYASFAVPFGATTKMDGCAAVYPALAAIFVAQVTGTHLDLRDYLLIAFVSVVGSAATAGLTGAIVMLTLTLSTLGLPLAGAGLLLAIDPILDMIRTATNVAGQMVVPVLVAKREGILDKAAFDQPAAPLTAATPRTPEPVPAAA; encoded by the coding sequence ATGTCCTCACCCAGTTCGCGTAGCCGTGCCCTGAATCCGGTGCGCTGGTCGTTCGGCGTGCAGATCCTGCTCGGTCTCGCAGTCGGGATAGTCGCGGGCCTGCTGGCCCGCGCGACCGGCTCCGCCTGGCTCACCGGCACCCTGACTCAGGTCGGCAGCTTTTTCGTGCAGCTGCTCAAGCTCGCGGTGCCGCCGCTGGTGTTCACCGCGGTGCTGGTCAGCGTGGCCGGGCTGCGCCACGTCACGAACGCGGCGCGGCTGGCGGGCCGCACCCTGCTGTGGTTCATGGGCACCGCCCTGGTCGCGGTGGCGGTCGGCATCGTGCTCGGATTGCTCAGCAATCCCGGTCAGGGCGTCGACCTTTCGCTGGCCGGGGCCAAGGAGCCACAGTCCAAGGGCGGCTGGACCGATTTCCTCACCGGCATCATCCCCACCAACGTGATCGGCGCGTTCACCAACGGCAATGTGCTGCAACTGGTCTTCCTCGGCGCGGTGCTCGGTGTCGCCGCGCTGAAACTCGGCGAGGCCGCCAAACCGTTTCTCACCCTTGCCGAATCGGTGCTCGAGCTGGTGCAGAAGGCGCTGTGGTGGGTGATCCGGCTCGCTCCGATCGGCACCGCGGGGCTGATCGGCAAGGCGATCGCCAGCTACGGCTGGAATCTGCTGCGGCCGTTGGCCACCTTCACCATCGCGGTCTACGCGGGCTGCTTGATCGTGCTCGTCGTGGTGTACCCTGTGCTGTTGCGCGTCGTCGGCGGCGTCAACCCGCTGCGGTTCTATGCCAAGGCGTGGCCCGCCGTCGAATTGGCGTTCGTGTCTCGTTCCTCGATCGGCACGATGCCGCTGACCCAGCGGATGGTCACCGAGCGGCTCGGTGTCCCCAACGAATATGCCTCCTTCGCAGTGCCTTTCGGCGCGACCACCAAGATGGACGGCTGCGCGGCGGTGTACCCGGCCCTGGCCGCGATCTTCGTCGCCCAGGTCACCGGCACCCACCTCGACCTGCGCGACTACCTGCTGATCGCGTTCGTCTCGGTGGTCGGCTCCGCCGCCACCGCCGGACTCACCGGCGCGATCGTCATGCTGACCCTCACCCTGTCCACCCTCGGCCTCCCGCTGGCAGGCGCGGGCCTGCTGCTGGCCATCGACCCCATCCTCGACATGATCCGCACCGCAACGAATGTCGCGGGCCAGATGGTCGTCCCGGTCCTGGTCGCCAAGCGCGAAGGCATCCTCGACAAAGCGGCCTTCGACCAACCGGCCGCCCCACTCACCGCCGCCACCCCGCGCACCCCGGAGCCCGTCCCCGCGGCCGCCTGA
- a CDS encoding S1/P1 nuclease: MRGRAALASVCALGALLFAGAPPANAWGVQGHNTVGAIADLRLDPVARDQVGKLLAGEANPTLAGVANWADELRRDDPDLGKRTAPWHYVNIGENGCVYDAAINGNNGDNVVDALRAQTKILADRSRSDTDRAQALKFVVHFVGDIHQPLHAGYARDRGGNEFHVTYLGHATNLHSVWDSRLLDTRHASDAEELRRLLALPAPALPPAQPDADPVRWAEDSCRVVDTPGFYPASSTIGDEYTQQFLPVAETRLRLAGERLGELLNAVLGAPSLLGSGSARP; the protein is encoded by the coding sequence ATGCGAGGTAGAGCAGCTTTGGCGAGCGTATGCGCGCTCGGTGCACTCTTGTTCGCCGGCGCGCCGCCGGCCAACGCGTGGGGTGTGCAGGGGCACAACACCGTCGGCGCGATCGCCGACCTCCGGCTCGATCCCGTGGCACGGGACCAGGTGGGCAAGCTGCTGGCGGGCGAGGCGAATCCGACGCTGGCCGGCGTCGCCAATTGGGCCGACGAACTCCGCCGCGATGATCCGGACCTCGGGAAGCGCACGGCGCCATGGCATTACGTGAACATCGGGGAGAACGGCTGCGTCTACGACGCGGCGATCAACGGCAACAACGGCGACAATGTCGTCGACGCCCTGCGCGCGCAGACCAAGATCCTGGCCGACCGGTCGCGCTCGGACACCGACCGTGCGCAGGCGCTGAAGTTCGTCGTGCACTTCGTCGGCGACATCCACCAGCCGCTGCACGCCGGGTATGCCCGCGACCGCGGCGGCAACGAGTTCCACGTGACCTACCTCGGCCACGCCACCAACCTGCACTCGGTGTGGGACAGCCGGTTGCTCGACACCCGCCACGCCAGTGACGCCGAGGAATTGCGGCGCCTGCTCGCGTTGCCCGCGCCCGCCCTGCCGCCCGCGCAGCCGGACGCCGACCCGGTGCGGTGGGCCGAGGACAGCTGCCGGGTCGTGGACACGCCCGGCTTCTACCCCGCGTCGTCCACCATCGGCGACGAGTACACCCAGCAGTTCCTGCCGGTGGCTGAGACCCGGCTGCGCCTGGCGGGGGAGCGGCTCGGCGAGTTGCTGAACGCGGTGCTCGGCGCGCCGAGCCTGCTCGGTTCGGGGTCCGCGCGGCCCTGA
- a CDS encoding NAD-dependent epimerase/dehydratase family protein, with product MSELVLVTGGTGYIAGWCIVSLLERGYDVRTTVRGPDREQAVIDAVATVIDPAGRLSFAVADLTADDGWADAVRDVDYVLHVASPLGINAAGDPDAMLATARDGALRVLRAATAAGVRRVVMTSAANAASPSSYATDGCTDETLWTDHDDPTLIPYRRSKTLAERAAWDFIASTDGTTELTTVLPGAVFGPILSTGTTGSVDIVGRMVSGKMPGVPRIGLEIVDVRDLADIHIKAMTAPAAAGERFLATGEFTWMRDMARTLHEGLGPRGKQVSTRQLPDFAVKLAARFSDAPLGEITPALGRRNQHSTDKAKRLLDWQPRPAKQTVLDCANSLIAHSVA from the coding sequence ATGAGTGAGCTCGTTCTGGTTACCGGAGGAACTGGCTATATCGCGGGGTGGTGCATCGTGTCGCTACTCGAGCGCGGTTACGACGTACGCACCACGGTGCGCGGACCCGACCGGGAGCAGGCGGTGATCGATGCCGTCGCCACGGTCATCGATCCCGCGGGCCGGTTGAGCTTCGCCGTCGCCGACCTGACCGCCGACGACGGCTGGGCCGACGCGGTGCGCGATGTCGACTACGTGCTCCATGTCGCGTCGCCGCTCGGGATCAACGCGGCGGGCGATCCCGACGCCATGCTCGCGACCGCCCGCGACGGCGCGTTGCGCGTGCTGCGCGCCGCGACCGCGGCCGGGGTGCGCCGGGTGGTCATGACGTCCGCGGCGAACGCGGCCAGCCCCTCGTCCTATGCCACCGACGGGTGCACCGACGAGACGCTGTGGACCGACCACGACGACCCGACACTCATCCCCTACCGTCGCTCGAAAACCCTTGCAGAGCGCGCGGCTTGGGACTTCATCGCGTCCACCGACGGCACGACCGAGCTCACCACGGTGCTGCCGGGCGCGGTGTTCGGCCCGATCCTGAGCACCGGCACGACGGGGTCGGTCGACATCGTCGGGCGCATGGTGTCCGGCAAGATGCCCGGTGTGCCGCGCATCGGGCTCGAGATCGTGGACGTGCGCGATCTCGCCGACATCCACATCAAGGCGATGACCGCGCCCGCCGCCGCGGGCGAACGTTTCCTCGCCACCGGCGAATTCACCTGGATGCGCGATATGGCGCGCACCCTGCACGAGGGTCTCGGCCCGCGCGGCAAACAGGTGTCCACCCGCCAACTCCCGGATTTCGCGGTCAAGCTCGCCGCCCGCTTCAGCGACGCGCCGCTCGGCGAGATCACCCCCGCGCTCGGGCGCCGCAACCAGCACAGCACCGACAAGGCCAAGCGGCTGCTCGACTGGCAGCCCCGGCCCGCAAAGCAGACCGTCCTCGACTGCGCCAACAGTCTGATCGCGCACAGCGTCGCGTGA
- a CDS encoding TetR/AcrR family transcriptional regulator, which translates to MNSAKQARSDARTNRARILAAARDEFAASGGASLTAIAKRAGVGIGTLYRHFPNREALIVALYRHDLQELIDLAPTLLDTRPPLVALRRWLDELARYGHLKYGVAEVVHAATAGGLDDEYYRPFVDAIAGLLAPGIAAGLLKPELDPEDVLLQLSVLWRIDPDNGGAARVARILDLIVDGLRVKPDANR; encoded by the coding sequence GTGAACTCGGCGAAGCAGGCCAGATCGGACGCGCGAACCAACCGTGCCCGCATCCTCGCCGCGGCCAGGGACGAGTTCGCCGCATCCGGTGGCGCGTCGCTCACCGCGATCGCCAAGCGGGCCGGTGTCGGCATCGGCACGCTCTACCGGCACTTCCCGAATCGCGAGGCGCTGATCGTCGCCCTGTACCGGCACGATCTCCAGGAACTCATCGACCTCGCGCCGACCCTACTGGACACCCGGCCGCCGCTGGTCGCGCTACGCCGGTGGCTCGACGAACTCGCCCGGTACGGGCACCTGAAATACGGTGTGGCCGAGGTCGTCCACGCGGCGACCGCGGGCGGCCTCGACGACGAGTACTACCGGCCGTTCGTCGACGCGATCGCCGGGCTGCTCGCGCCAGGCATCGCGGCAGGCCTGCTCAAGCCGGAGCTCGATCCCGAGGATGTGCTGCTGCAGTTGAGCGTGCTGTGGCGTATCGATCCGGACAACGGCGGCGCCGCGCGGGTGGCGCGCATCCTGGACCTGATCGTCGACGGTCTCCGCGTGAAACCCGATGCGAACCGGTGA
- a CDS encoding nucleotidyltransferase domain-containing protein, translated as MTDEQFLTQVTARLAALPGVGTVTLGGSRAQGTHTPASDWDLAIYYRDTFDPAALREIGWDGAVSELGGWGGGVFNGGGRFTIEGREVDVHYRDLDVVEHELREAEQGRFHWEPLMFHLAGIPSYLVVAELAVNRVLHGELVRPDYPAALRAAAPPFWRDRAALTLRYAAAAYVQRGQVTAVAGSIATAAMSTAHAVLAARGEWVTNEKRLLDRAGLRGVDAIVRQPAPDPKSLARQIGAAREMFAAAT; from the coding sequence GTGACCGACGAACAGTTTCTCACCCAGGTCACCGCACGACTGGCCGCACTACCCGGAGTCGGCACGGTGACGCTCGGCGGCTCCCGCGCACAGGGCACGCACACGCCGGCGAGCGATTGGGATCTCGCCATCTATTACCGCGACACGTTCGATCCCGCCGCATTGCGCGAGATCGGCTGGGACGGTGCGGTATCCGAGCTCGGCGGCTGGGGCGGTGGCGTCTTCAACGGCGGCGGCCGGTTCACCATCGAGGGCCGCGAGGTCGATGTGCACTATCGCGACCTCGACGTGGTCGAGCACGAACTCCGCGAGGCCGAACAGGGCCGATTCCATTGGGAGCCACTGATGTTCCACCTCGCGGGCATACCGAGCTATCTGGTGGTCGCCGAGCTGGCCGTCAACAGGGTGCTGCACGGCGAGCTTGTTCGCCCCGACTACCCAGCGGCTCTACGCGCCGCCGCACCACCCTTCTGGCGCGACCGGGCCGCGCTGACCCTGCGCTACGCCGCGGCCGCCTACGTCCAGCGCGGCCAGGTCACCGCGGTCGCCGGGTCGATCGCCACTGCCGCGATGAGCACGGCGCACGCGGTTCTCGCGGCGCGCGGCGAATGGGTGACCAACGAGAAGAGGCTGCTCGATCGGGCGGGCCTGCGCGGCGTCGACGCGATCGTGCGGCAGCCGGCACCGGACCCGAAGTCGTTGGCGCGGCAGATCGGTGCGGCGCGGGAAATGTTCGCCGCGGCAACTTGA
- a CDS encoding LysR family transcriptional regulator, which produces MPQQLDLNLLRVFDALLQDGSVTAAAERLHLSIPATSRALGRLRRAMQDPILVRAGRGLAPTPFALRTAPRVRSLLDEAAALISADREISIAELERTFTIRINDGVAATLATTAVEATSAVAPGVVLRFVAEGSESAEALRDGSVDLDIGASEVAAPDIRSATLYRERVVGIVRTDSALGRDGEPTLAQLCEYPHVSASRRGRQRGPLDDVLAAAGLHRHVAAVVPTSAVAALLVSTSGYVGLVPQRLAEQHGRALDLRWFPIPAELPDVEVRLLWHARLDADPAQRWLRDTLRTALGADMRAN; this is translated from the coding sequence ATGCCCCAGCAGCTCGACCTGAATCTCCTGCGCGTGTTCGACGCGCTGCTCCAAGACGGCAGCGTCACCGCCGCCGCTGAGCGCCTGCACCTGTCCATCCCGGCGACCAGCCGGGCACTCGGCCGGTTGCGCAGGGCCATGCAGGACCCGATCCTGGTGCGCGCCGGGCGCGGCTTGGCGCCGACACCGTTCGCGTTGCGCACCGCGCCGCGGGTGCGCTCGCTGCTCGACGAGGCGGCGGCGTTGATCAGCGCCGACCGCGAGATCAGCATCGCGGAACTGGAACGCACCTTCACGATTCGGATCAACGACGGGGTGGCCGCGACGCTGGCGACCACGGCGGTCGAGGCCACCTCGGCGGTGGCGCCCGGGGTGGTGCTGCGCTTCGTCGCGGAGGGCAGCGAGAGCGCAGAGGCGCTGCGTGACGGCTCGGTCGATCTGGACATCGGCGCGAGCGAGGTCGCGGCGCCTGACATCCGCTCGGCCACGCTGTATCGCGAACGGGTGGTCGGCATCGTGCGCACCGACAGCGCGCTCGGCCGCGACGGCGAGCCCACCCTCGCGCAGCTGTGCGAGTATCCGCATGTCTCCGCGTCCCGTCGAGGTCGTCAGCGTGGCCCGCTCGACGACGTGCTCGCCGCGGCGGGCCTGCACCGCCACGTCGCTGCCGTCGTGCCGACCTCGGCGGTGGCCGCGCTGCTGGTCTCGACGAGCGGCTACGTCGGTCTCGTCCCGCAGCGCCTCGCCGAACAGCACGGCCGCGCCCTCGACTTGCGCTGGTTCCCGATCCCGGCTGAACTACCCGACGTCGAGGTGCGTCTGCTGTGGCACGCTCGCCTCGACGCCGACCCCGCTCAGCGCTGGCTCCGCGACACCCTCCGCACCGCCCTCGGCGCTGATATGCGCGCCAACTAA